A window of the Tenebrio molitor chromosome 1, icTenMoli1.1, whole genome shotgun sequence genome harbors these coding sequences:
- the LOC138134164 gene encoding venom allergen 3-like yields MLKRAVVLLMLLSVCASQEEPQAEATTVVMLEKDPEEKFDFTKFDYCSIKCGADKHSACDCKMTPPRTYISDDLVQFRQDILDKHNELRNKFASGEEPKTAGKKASNMMVLNYDLELEHIAKCHGGHIVSDHDQCRLAHDKTPVGQNLAGSSSNTPNYHMQGMQNWYNEVKFVGSADSLVAPFQGSKTPAGLVIGHFTQVVWASMYRVGCARIWNPENTFGAFKYALICNYKARPGGSNANVKGAHMFVEGEPCSQCPDNIPCNDKYTSLCGKHNPAPTDPGMEISADKGSERLVPSQIISLCALVALWYFW; encoded by the exons atgttaaaaagggCAGTTGTGTTGTTGATGTTGCTGAGCGTCTGTGCATCTCAGGAAGAACCACAGGCTGAGGCGACTACTGTGGTCATGCTCGAGAAGGATCCAGAagaaaaattcgattttacaaaattcgACTATTGCAGTATTAAGTGCGGTGCGGACAAACATTCGGCGTGCGATTGCAAGATGACACCACCACGTACTTACATATCGGACGACTTGGTACAATTCCGTCAAGATATCCTCGATAAGCACAACGAACTAAGAAATAAATTCGCATCTGGCGAAGAACCAAAGACGGCCGGAAAGAAAGCTAGCAACATGATGGTCCTCAACTACGACTTAGAGCTCGAACACATCGCCAAATGCCACGGAGGGCACATTGTGTCGGATCATGACCAGTGCAGGCTCGCGCATGATAAAACACCAGTTGGACAGAACTTAGCAGGATCAAGTTCAAATACGCCAAATTACCACATGCAGGGCATGCAGAACTG GTACAACGAAGTGAAATTTGTAGGCAGTGCAGATTCATTGGTTGCACCTTTCCAGGGATCAAAGACCCCAGCTGGTCTTGTTATTGGTCATTTTACACAGGTCGTGTGGGCGAGTATGTACCGTGTGGGATGTGCAAGAATATGGAATCCGGAGAATACATTCGGTGCTTTTAAATACGCACTGATATGCAATTATAAAGCGCGTCCCGGTGGATCAAATGCGAATGTGAAAGGCGCCCATATGTTTGTGGAAGGAGAACCCTGCAGTCAGTGTCCCGACAACATACCATGCAACGATAAATACACTTCTTTGTGCGGAAAACACAATCCGGCTCCCACCGATCCTGGGATGGAAATATCAGCCGACAAAGGATCTGAGCGGCTCGTCCCAAGTCAGATAATATCATTGTGTGCCCTCGTGGCTTTATGGTATTTTTGGTGA